A single Prochlorococcus marinus XMU1410 DNA region contains:
- the nadB gene encoding L-aspartate oxidase — protein MLRPPFSQEPIPINNWDVIVIGAGAAGLMTCLELPSNFKVLLLNRNTSKVSSSRWAQGGIASVVRQDDSFDLHAEDTLKAGDGLCDFQAVEMLVKEAPGCVERLQNLGMIFDQSSDQLATTLEAAHSRRRVLHVKDRTGRALVEVLEDHIENQKNILHCRGVRVTELLVENNECRGVQVLDGANLYWIKSRAVVLATGGGGHLFTNTTNPAQSSGEGIALAWKAGAAIEDLEFVQFHPTALKFYGAPCFLISEALRGEGAILVDKNGESPVKNLQNRDLATRDQVSRAIMKNMHDNNVEHVGLDLRYIDPEKIVERFPTILSRCQDYGVNPLNEVIPVAPAAHYWMGGVKTDLNASSTRKGLYAVGEVASTGVHGANRLASNSLMECLVFARKMSSIILNDLSKFDKSDRSFQEFDIEDPKEDQISIIAEKIDELRKLCWINLGVSRNKVNMSKFLNYIQNDIDKFNKNDLLNSLEKIKFDQKIKLSERNRRALNLLLDLKNRQITTITLLKACLFREESRGGHYRDDYPDKDKNWECHTRQQLDQKIKKRFVKN, from the coding sequence ATGTTAAGGCCTCCATTTTCGCAAGAACCGATACCAATAAATAATTGGGATGTAATTGTTATAGGCGCTGGAGCTGCTGGTCTTATGACTTGTCTTGAATTACCCTCAAATTTTAAAGTGCTCCTTTTAAATAGAAATACTAGTAAGGTATCTTCCAGTAGATGGGCTCAAGGAGGAATTGCATCTGTTGTTAGACAAGATGATTCCTTTGATCTTCATGCTGAAGATACTTTAAAAGCAGGTGATGGACTATGTGATTTTCAAGCTGTAGAAATGCTAGTTAAAGAAGCTCCAGGTTGTGTAGAAAGGTTGCAGAATTTAGGGATGATTTTTGATCAAAGTTCTGATCAACTAGCTACTACCTTGGAGGCAGCCCATTCACGAAGAAGAGTCTTACATGTTAAAGATCGTACTGGACGAGCATTAGTTGAAGTTCTAGAAGATCATATTGAGAATCAAAAAAATATTCTTCACTGCAGGGGTGTAAGAGTAACTGAACTTCTCGTTGAAAATAATGAATGTAGAGGAGTTCAGGTTCTTGATGGAGCAAATTTATATTGGATTAAATCTAGAGCTGTTGTTTTGGCTACAGGTGGGGGTGGGCACTTATTTACAAATACAACAAATCCTGCTCAATCCTCTGGTGAAGGGATTGCTCTAGCATGGAAAGCAGGAGCTGCTATCGAAGATTTAGAGTTCGTGCAATTTCATCCAACAGCTTTAAAATTTTATGGTGCACCTTGCTTCTTAATATCTGAGGCACTTAGAGGGGAAGGGGCGATTTTAGTTGATAAAAATGGTGAAAGTCCAGTTAAAAATCTTCAAAATCGTGATCTAGCTACTAGAGATCAGGTAAGTAGAGCAATAATGAAAAATATGCATGATAATAATGTGGAACATGTTGGCTTAGATCTTCGGTATATTGACCCAGAAAAAATTGTAGAACGCTTCCCCACGATTTTAAGTCGATGTCAGGATTATGGCGTTAACCCTTTAAATGAGGTTATTCCCGTAGCTCCTGCAGCTCATTATTGGATGGGAGGTGTTAAAACTGATCTAAATGCATCTTCAACAAGAAAAGGATTATATGCCGTTGGAGAAGTTGCTTCTACAGGTGTGCATGGTGCTAATAGACTGGCAAGTAATTCACTGATGGAGTGTCTTGTTTTCGCAAGAAAAATGTCTTCAATTATTTTGAATGACCTTTCTAAATTTGATAAGTCTGATAGATCATTTCAAGAGTTTGATATTGAAGATCCTAAAGAAGATCAAATTTCTATAATTGCTGAAAAAATTGATGAACTAAGAAAACTATGTTGGATAAATTTAGGTGTATCTCGAAATAAGGTAAATATGAGTAAATTTTTAAATTATATTCAAAATGATATAGATAAATTTAATAAGAATGATTTACTAAATAGTCTTGAAAAAATAAAATTTGATCAAAAAATAAAACTTAGTGAACGTAATAGAAGAGCATTAAATCTTTTACTTGATTTAAAGAATAGACAAATAACCACAATAACTTTATTAAAAGCTTGTCTATTTAGAGAAGAAAGTAGAGGAGGGCATTATAGAGATGATTACCCTGATAAAGATAAAAATTGGGAATGTCATACTAGACAACAGTTAGATCAAAAAATTAAAAAAAGATTTGTTAAAAATTAA
- a CDS encoding vitamin K epoxide reductase family protein, producing MALKTLNRRNKKDLKWPKTVIAILSTIGIVDTGSITLKNWGLFTSLSCPGIKNGCETVLNSPWGTLFENNQFNIPLSLAGFITYLSILVITIIISLNLISPKEKLNKFLWWLVFLISCASSTFSFLLINIMFFKIQAYCFFCILSAILSFSIFIISMIGAKFESREPMIFRGFTVAISVLLGGLIWSTNVDPSNAIDIANPTENVSPIITTSSSPQKVKFAKFLSENNIVMYSAYWCPHCHDQKQLFGKEAVKELKVVECAKDGKDNEYELCQTKGISGFPSWEINGEIISGTRDLYELATKTDYQGDLNF from the coding sequence ATGGCCCTTAAGACTTTAAACAGAAGAAATAAAAAAGATTTGAAATGGCCAAAAACCGTAATAGCAATTCTTAGCACTATAGGCATAGTTGATACTGGTTCGATTACTTTAAAAAACTGGGGATTATTTACTTCGCTTTCATGTCCAGGGATAAAAAATGGTTGTGAAACAGTTTTAAATAGTCCTTGGGGCACTTTATTTGAAAATAATCAATTTAATATACCTCTCTCATTAGCTGGATTTATAACATATTTATCAATATTAGTTATCACAATAATAATCTCGCTTAATTTAATTTCCCCAAAAGAAAAACTAAATAAGTTTTTATGGTGGTTAGTATTTCTAATTTCTTGTGCGTCATCAACATTTAGCTTTTTATTGATAAATATAATGTTTTTTAAGATTCAAGCATATTGCTTTTTTTGTATACTATCAGCAATTTTATCGTTTTCTATCTTTATAATTTCTATGATTGGAGCAAAGTTCGAAAGTAGAGAACCTATGATTTTTAGAGGTTTCACTGTAGCCATTAGTGTCCTGCTGGGGGGCCTAATTTGGTCAACAAACGTTGACCCTTCTAATGCTATTGATATTGCAAACCCCACTGAAAATGTATCGCCAATAATTACCACTTCAAGCTCTCCCCAGAAGGTAAAGTTTGCAAAATTTTTAAGTGAAAACAATATTGTTATGTATAGTGCATACTGGTGCCCACATTGCCACGATCAGAAACAATTATTTGGTAAGGAAGCAGTGAAAGAGTTAAAAGTAGTTGAGTGTGCTAAAGATGGTAAAGATAATGAGTATGAGCTATGCCAAACTAAAGGAATTAGTGGATTTCCTTCTTGGGAAATAAATGGTGAAATTATCAGTGGTACGCGTGACTTATATGAATTAGCAACAAAAACCGACTATCAAGGAGATCTTAATTTTTAA
- the rimO gene encoding 30S ribosomal protein S12 methylthiotransferase RimO: protein MKQNSINVKEKKLSKVAFSHVGCEKNLVDTEHMQGLLDKEGYEVDSNINDANVVVVNTCSFIETAREESIRKILEYTNQGKEVIVAGCMAQHFKDELIKEIPEIKGLVGTGDYQKIAKVLDRVEKGEIVNEVSKIPEFIADEEMPRFVDKNKFVAYLRIAEGCNYNCAFCIIPKLRGPQRSRTIESIVSEAKSLAKKGIQEIILISQITTNYGQDIYGKPSLAKLLNELSKVPIPWIRIHYAYPTGLTDEVIIAFKDSKNIVPYFDLPLQHSHPDVLKSMNRPWQASLNESILEKIREEIPSAVLRTSLIVGFPGETKEHFEHLLEFLDRHKFDHVGVFIFSPEEGTAAFHLPNKVSPEVAEARKDNVISVQQNISKDKNQSYIGSKMKILVEKISENNELIGRSYNFAPEIDGTVILSVEDKIDLKNYIGKFVEANISFADEYDLYGEAIKIL, encoded by the coding sequence GTGAAACAAAATAGTATCAATGTAAAAGAAAAAAAACTATCTAAGGTTGCATTCAGTCATGTTGGTTGTGAGAAAAATCTTGTTGATACTGAACATATGCAAGGCTTATTAGATAAAGAGGGTTATGAAGTCGACAGCAATATAAATGATGCAAATGTTGTTGTTGTAAATACTTGCAGTTTTATTGAAACAGCTAGAGAAGAATCTATTAGAAAAATTCTAGAATATACAAATCAAGGAAAGGAAGTAATAGTTGCAGGCTGTATGGCTCAGCATTTTAAAGATGAGCTTATAAAAGAGATCCCTGAAATAAAAGGTTTAGTTGGAACAGGAGATTATCAAAAGATAGCCAAGGTTTTAGACAGAGTAGAAAAAGGGGAAATCGTTAATGAAGTTTCAAAAATACCTGAATTTATTGCAGATGAAGAAATGCCTCGTTTTGTAGATAAAAATAAATTTGTTGCTTATCTTCGCATTGCTGAAGGATGTAACTATAATTGCGCTTTTTGTATTATTCCCAAGTTGAGAGGTCCTCAAAGAAGTAGAACAATAGAATCTATAGTTTCAGAAGCCAAAAGTCTTGCAAAAAAGGGTATTCAAGAAATCATTTTAATTAGTCAAATAACAACTAATTATGGTCAAGATATTTATGGAAAACCATCATTAGCCAAACTTTTGAATGAGCTTTCTAAAGTTCCAATTCCTTGGATAAGGATACATTATGCTTATCCAACAGGTTTAACTGATGAAGTTATTATAGCTTTCAAAGATTCAAAGAATATTGTGCCTTACTTTGATTTACCACTTCAGCATAGTCATCCAGATGTGTTGAAGAGTATGAATAGACCTTGGCAAGCTTCTTTGAATGAATCAATTTTGGAGAAAATTAGAGAAGAAATTCCATCTGCTGTATTAAGAACTAGTCTCATCGTTGGTTTCCCAGGAGAAACAAAAGAACATTTTGAACATCTTTTAGAATTTTTGGATAGGCATAAATTTGATCATGTGGGAGTGTTTATTTTTTCTCCTGAGGAAGGAACTGCAGCTTTTCATTTGCCAAATAAAGTATCTCCAGAGGTTGCAGAGGCAAGAAAAGATAACGTTATTTCAGTTCAACAAAATATCTCTAAAGATAAAAATCAGTCATATATTGGTTCAAAAATGAAGATTTTGGTAGAAAAAATATCAGAAAATAACGAATTAATAGGTCGGTCCTATAATTTCGCTCCTGAAATTGACGGAACTGTAATTTTATCTGTTGAAGATAAAATTGATTTGAAAAATTATATTGGTAAATTTGTTGAAGCAAATATTTCTTTTGCGGATGAATATGATTTGTATGGAGAGGCTATTAAAATTTTATAG
- the petL gene encoding cytochrome b6-f complex subunit PetL, with protein sequence MNIIFYFAFIGFGFGAAFALDKLLRAVKLI encoded by the coding sequence ATGAACATCATTTTCTATTTTGCATTTATTGGTTTTGGTTTTGGAGCTGCTTTCGCATTAGATAAGCTCTTAAGAGCAGTTAAATTAATTTAA
- a CDS encoding DUF4346 domain-containing protein, giving the protein MDSSKSFDEKINIDDNLSNRYIDLDPNGYFIIKVDLVENKIILEHYLNNINDDGYALDPETNEPIKCDSENKRVSNEVFEGISAKQLGIFITEERNDLITRFDHALYLGRELQKAEECLYKRLPYIQD; this is encoded by the coding sequence ATGGATTCTAGTAAAAGTTTCGATGAAAAAATAAATATTGATGATAATCTATCCAACCGATATATAGACTTAGATCCAAACGGTTATTTTATTATAAAAGTAGATTTAGTAGAAAATAAAATAATTTTGGAGCACTATCTAAATAATATTAATGATGATGGATATGCGCTTGACCCAGAAACAAATGAACCAATTAAATGCGACTCTGAAAATAAAAGAGTTAGTAATGAAGTGTTTGAAGGTATTAGTGCAAAACAACTTGGAATATTCATCACTGAAGAAAGAAACGACTTAATCACCAGATTCGACCATGCTCTATATTTAGGCCGGGAACTACAAAAAGCAGAAGAATGTTTATACAAAAGATTACCCTATATACAAGATTAA
- a CDS encoding peptidogalycan biosysnthesis protein: protein MNQKIHKVEVKLSIKEISKEIWNELTNEINNPFYEWTWLKNLEISKSVSRETGWQPLYFVAYKNEEILGIAPLFLKNHSYGEFIFDQSFARLAQELNLNYYPKLIGMSPYSPVNGYQFLYKKNEDKKEITNLLINHIESFAITNKILSCNFLYIDESWGDHLKSLGYHEWINSSSEWRSNGEKTFDDFLSRFNSNQRKNIKKERKSITKQDIKIKIFNEIDINQEILGKMHDFYEQHCSRWGVWGSKYLTPTFFEKILDNKKNLLLFSASKNDSNDIFAMSMCVKNKNNLWGRYWGSQEEISNLHFELCYYQPIEWAIKNSIHLFDPGAGGKHKRRRGFFAKSTISLHKWFDKNMENIIYPWLNEVNKQTKMEIYIENKSIPFK from the coding sequence ATGAACCAAAAAATACATAAAGTTGAAGTCAAATTGTCAATTAAGGAAATCTCCAAGGAGATATGGAATGAATTAACAAATGAAATCAATAATCCATTCTATGAATGGACTTGGCTTAAAAACCTTGAAATATCAAAAAGTGTCTCAAGAGAAACTGGTTGGCAACCTCTATATTTTGTTGCTTATAAAAATGAAGAAATATTAGGAATTGCTCCACTTTTTTTAAAAAATCATAGCTATGGAGAATTCATTTTTGATCAATCATTTGCAAGATTGGCTCAAGAGCTGAATTTAAATTATTACCCTAAATTAATTGGAATGAGTCCTTATAGTCCTGTAAATGGATATCAATTTCTTTATAAAAAAAATGAAGATAAGAAAGAAATTACAAATTTACTCATAAACCATATCGAAAGCTTCGCAATTACAAACAAAATTTTAAGTTGTAATTTTTTATATATTGATGAAAGCTGGGGCGACCATCTTAAATCTTTGGGATACCATGAATGGATAAATTCCAGCAGTGAATGGAGGAGTAATGGAGAAAAAACGTTTGATGATTTTCTTTCAAGATTTAACTCTAATCAGAGAAAAAATATAAAAAAAGAGAGGAAATCAATTACTAAACAAGATATTAAAATAAAAATTTTTAATGAAATTGATATCAACCAAGAAATACTCGGAAAAATGCATGATTTTTATGAACAGCATTGTTCGAGGTGGGGAGTCTGGGGAAGTAAATATTTAACTCCTACATTTTTCGAAAAAATTCTTGATAATAAAAAAAATCTTTTACTTTTTAGCGCATCAAAAAATGATTCAAATGATATTTTTGCTATGTCTATGTGCGTTAAAAATAAAAACAACTTATGGGGTAGATATTGGGGTAGTCAAGAAGAAATATCTAATTTACATTTTGAATTATGCTACTACCAGCCAATTGAATGGGCAATAAAAAATAGTATCCATTTGTTTGATCCTGGAGCAGGCGGGAAACATAAAAGAAGGAGGGGGTTTTTTGCGAAAAGCACCATTAGCTTGCATAAGTGGTTTGATAAAAATATGGAAAATATAATTTATCCTTGGCTAAATGAAGTTAATAAACAAACTAAGATGGAAATTTATATTGAAAATAAATCTATACCCTTTAAATAA
- a CDS encoding dihydrofolate reductase family protein translates to MSIPRVIIVIASSLDGRIAFPGGGESHLGSEEDKKILNQNLSMVDATIFGLGTLIAHQSTYLIKNLNGNDEVTISKKQPISIVASNSKKFNSNWKYFRQPIRRWLISSSKVDNSSNNDFEKQLFFEDSWSKTLISLKKQGINDLALLGGAKLINSFIQEDLITDIKITIIPQIIGGKYTWIPPEKTNEIFNLKRLWEIKSVKNLMNNEIHIHYKKI, encoded by the coding sequence TTGAGTATCCCAAGAGTAATAATTGTTATAGCATCTAGTCTTGATGGGAGAATTGCATTTCCTGGAGGTGGAGAATCGCATCTTGGAAGCGAAGAAGATAAAAAAATATTAAATCAAAACTTATCAATGGTTGACGCCACCATTTTTGGTTTAGGTACTTTAATAGCTCATCAATCAACTTACCTAATTAAAAATCTCAATGGTAATGACGAAGTAACAATATCAAAAAAACAACCAATTTCTATAGTTGCTTCAAATAGCAAAAAATTTAACAGTAATTGGAAATACTTTCGTCAACCAATTAGAAGATGGCTAATAAGCTCAAGTAAAGTTGATAATTCTTCAAATAATGACTTCGAGAAACAACTCTTTTTCGAAGATTCATGGAGTAAAACTTTAATTTCACTTAAAAAACAAGGGATAAATGATCTAGCTCTTTTAGGAGGTGCAAAACTTATAAATTCATTCATACAAGAGGATCTAATAACAGATATAAAAATTACAATAATTCCACAAATTATTGGAGGTAAATATACATGGATCCCTCCAGAAAAAACAAATGAGATTTTTAATCTCAAAAGACTATGGGAAATAAAATCAGTTAAAAATTTAATGAATAATGAAATCCATATTCATTACAAAAAAATTTGA
- a CDS encoding 6-pyruvoyl trahydropterin synthase family protein, which translates to MTSTQPKPSHGKGRECVITRRACFSSSHRYWLPEKSPEENLSLFGKCSIAPGHGHNYELIVSMGGELDSDGMVLNLSDVKHSIKDKVTGQLDFRFLNDVWPEFNVNNQEGILPTTEALVKVIWSRLKDDLPLTSLRLYENPNLWADYFGKNMEAFLTVQTHFAAAHRLAKEEISFDENKKIYGKCARVNGHGHNYLVDITVKGDIDKRTGMVCDLSALQEIINDLVVEQLDHTFLNKDIEFFQNCVPTAENIALYISDILKNPIHELGATLHKIRLQESPNNAAEIYVDQKLTNSLKLKFENSLVSQT; encoded by the coding sequence ATGACTTCTACACAACCCAAACCATCTCATGGAAAAGGACGTGAATGCGTCATAACTCGACGTGCCTGCTTTAGTTCTAGTCACCGTTATTGGCTTCCTGAAAAAAGCCCAGAAGAAAATTTATCTCTTTTTGGAAAGTGCAGTATTGCACCAGGTCATGGTCATAATTATGAACTTATTGTTTCAATGGGTGGAGAACTAGACTCTGATGGAATGGTACTTAATCTCTCTGATGTAAAACACTCCATTAAAGATAAGGTTACTGGACAATTAGATTTTCGTTTTTTAAATGATGTCTGGCCTGAATTTAATGTTAATAATCAAGAAGGTATACTTCCCACAACTGAAGCATTAGTAAAGGTCATTTGGAGTCGTCTGAAGGATGATTTACCTCTGACAAGTCTAAGACTTTATGAAAACCCAAATTTATGGGCAGATTATTTTGGAAAAAACATGGAAGCATTTTTAACAGTACAAACTCATTTTGCAGCCGCTCATAGACTTGCAAAAGAAGAGATATCCTTTGATGAAAACAAAAAAATCTATGGGAAATGTGCCAGAGTTAATGGACATGGTCATAACTATCTTGTCGATATAACTGTAAAAGGAGACATTGATAAAAGAACAGGAATGGTTTGCGACTTATCTGCCCTCCAAGAGATAATCAACGATTTAGTTGTTGAACAACTAGATCATACTTTTCTAAATAAAGACATCGAATTTTTCCAAAATTGTGTTCCAACTGCTGAAAATATAGCTTTATATATTTCTGATATTCTTAAAAATCCAATACATGAACTTGGTGCAACATTACACAAAATAAGACTCCAAGAGAGCCCAAATAATGCTGCAGAAATTTATGTTGATCAAAAGCTAACCAATTCATTGAAGTTGAAATTTGAAAATAGTTTAGTCTCACAAACTTGA
- a CDS encoding shikimate kinase: MEQSIIKKTVHAIKGRSIFLIGMMGSGKSQTGLKLAELLKYKYIDLDSLIEKLAKKSINQIFKDEGEDNFRELEAKCLKETIKIPSLVISTGGGIVTKSENWGILRQGIIAWIDLDKDIAIERLKNEIENRPLLQGKNLNDLYMSIFKSRENLYSQADLRIQVKKENIEEVAMKIINAIHKEIII; encoded by the coding sequence ATGGAACAATCCATTATCAAAAAAACAGTTCATGCTATTAAAGGTAGAAGCATATTTTTAATAGGAATGATGGGTTCTGGTAAGTCACAAACTGGTTTGAAGCTGGCTGAATTATTGAAGTATAAATACATTGATTTAGATTCATTAATAGAGAAGTTGGCAAAAAAATCTATCAATCAAATTTTTAAGGATGAAGGAGAAGATAATTTCCGCGAATTAGAAGCAAAATGCCTTAAAGAAACTATCAAAATTCCTTCATTAGTAATCTCAACTGGGGGAGGAATAGTTACCAAATCTGAAAACTGGGGAATCTTAAGACAGGGAATAATTGCTTGGATAGATCTCGACAAAGATATAGCAATTGAAAGATTGAAAAATGAAATTGAAAATAGGCCACTTCTCCAGGGAAAGAATCTAAATGATCTATATATGAGCATTTTTAAATCTAGAGAAAATTTGTATTCTCAAGCAGATTTAAGAATTCAAGTAAAAAAAGAAAATATTGAAGAAGTTGCTATGAAAATAATTAATGCGATTCATAAAGAAATAATCATTTAA
- a CDS encoding chlororespiratory reduction protein 7 gives MSNPLIRASDHYVLLEPDSKEKIVSKQEAILWLKNWLNKIETQTIYQNIEDPDQDFFEELLESTYELEIKLGYVIKWFAVRIEPD, from the coding sequence ATGTCAAATCCACTAATAAGAGCATCAGATCATTATGTATTATTAGAGCCAGATTCAAAGGAAAAAATTGTATCAAAGCAAGAAGCAATTTTATGGTTGAAGAATTGGCTTAATAAGATAGAAACACAAACAATATATCAGAATATAGAAGATCCTGATCAGGATTTTTTTGAAGAATTGTTGGAAAGTACTTATGAATTAGAAATAAAATTAGGATACGTTATCAAATGGTTTGCAGTAAGAATTGAACCAGATTAA
- a CDS encoding DUF6816 family protein: MKILLGLILCLIFQGIFLESSFALVDSNVREFLEKRVNQWPELYMPNFKLSDTSKDLIYPKWFEGNWLVTSQDIVNDSEEPVIYKVNFFKNDSDLIVGNRAKNSESIGKAIFGETLIKVVNDPQSINNQITYLKDDFYIDSRITGRNQIKDNDIFFADELVIQTAHKPGASRINQVETISKFQKCSEEILEVDNSIKPSICGVQYVASYGSKVGDPSIHAIKTNKYKLKFEFIES; the protein is encoded by the coding sequence ATGAAAATTCTTCTTGGATTAATTCTTTGCTTGATTTTTCAAGGAATTTTTTTAGAAAGTTCTTTTGCTCTAGTAGATTCTAACGTACGAGAGTTTTTGGAAAAACGTGTAAATCAATGGCCAGAATTATATATGCCAAATTTTAAATTATCGGATACTTCTAAGGACTTAATTTATCCTAAATGGTTTGAGGGGAATTGGCTGGTTACTTCTCAAGATATAGTTAATGATTCAGAAGAGCCAGTTATTTATAAAGTAAATTTCTTTAAGAATGATTCAGATTTAATTGTTGGTAATCGTGCAAAAAATTCTGAGTCTATTGGAAAAGCAATATTTGGTGAAACGTTAATCAAGGTTGTAAATGATCCTCAATCTATTAATAATCAAATTACTTATTTAAAAGATGATTTTTATATTGATTCAAGAATTACAGGGAGAAATCAAATTAAAGATAATGATATTTTTTTCGCAGATGAGCTAGTTATACAAACAGCACATAAGCCAGGTGCTTCAAGGATTAATCAGGTAGAGACCATTAGTAAATTTCAAAAATGTTCCGAAGAAATATTGGAAGTTGATAATTCAATCAAACCATCAATTTGTGGAGTGCAATATGTTGCTTCTTATGGTTCAAAAGTTGGTGATCCTTCTATTCATGCTATCAAAACAAATAAATATAAATTGAAGTTTGAATTTATTGAGAGTTAG
- a CDS encoding glutathione S-transferase: MITLYQFRHSAFCLKTRMALHAKKLQYRVEEVTPGIGQFEIFKLSGQKQVPVIVDSNDQVINDSSTICEYIDKKNENNPLFPEDPILFAQCKLIEDWADTTMATTCRKALIKSAIENPQLRTALLPDEIPSSVKSIVDKLPFENLSKISNVVLSSKDNLELQKLLEALSKSLINKKYLVGDNLSIADISIAAQLSLIKFPKSAGPILSGEGSQEYINNPYLENLFIWRNNLEEYLFSANSQ; the protein is encoded by the coding sequence ATGATTACATTATATCAATTTAGGCATAGTGCTTTTTGTTTAAAAACAAGAATGGCCCTTCATGCAAAAAAACTACAATATCGAGTTGAAGAAGTAACACCTGGAATAGGCCAATTTGAAATCTTTAAATTATCAGGTCAAAAACAAGTACCTGTAATAGTCGATAGTAATGATCAAGTTATTAATGACTCTTCAACTATTTGCGAATATATAGATAAAAAAAATGAAAACAATCCACTTTTTCCAGAGGATCCAATATTATTTGCACAATGCAAACTAATTGAAGACTGGGCAGATACTACAATGGCTACAACTTGTAGAAAAGCATTAATAAAATCTGCAATAGAAAATCCACAGCTAAGAACTGCATTACTTCCAGATGAAATACCTTCTTCAGTTAAAAGTATTGTTGATAAATTACCTTTTGAAAATCTTAGTAAAATTTCTAATGTAGTTTTGTCTTCTAAAGATAATTTAGAACTCCAAAAATTACTGGAAGCTTTATCAAAATCCTTGATCAACAAGAAATATTTAGTTGGAGATAATTTATCAATTGCAGATATTTCAATTGCTGCTCAATTATCCCTTATTAAATTTCCAAAGTCGGCAGGACCAATTCTTTCAGGAGAGGGGAGCCAAGAATACATAAACAACCCTTATTTAGAAAATCTTTTCATTTGGAGGAACAACTTAGAAGAATATCTTTTTAGTGCTAACTCTCAATAA
- a CDS encoding DUF751 family protein produces the protein MGEFFSNVARYPKYLISIIVGGLVALLEPLFKNRSNPLTIVGLISSVLSAFITVYFVLQAMTNPINLQP, from the coding sequence ATGGGCGAATTTTTCTCTAATGTTGCGAGATATCCAAAGTATTTGATATCTATCATTGTTGGAGGACTTGTTGCTTTGCTTGAACCTTTATTCAAGAATAGATCAAATCCACTCACAATAGTAGGTTTGATATCTTCTGTCTTAAGTGCTTTCATAACTGTTTATTTTGTCTTGCAAGCGATGACAAACCCAATAAATTTACAACCATAA
- the rbfA gene encoding 30S ribosome-binding factor RbfA, translating into MPNNYRLAKVSSLLKKEITLILQNDLENDLIRDHFVNISKIDLSGDLQHCKIYITSTAQEKVRKEIVSNLNTAKSSIRHSLGKRIEMRRVPEIIFKDDVVLDKGLSVLKLLDELKNKNQNHNVEDKDAKS; encoded by the coding sequence ATGCCAAATAATTACCGTCTTGCAAAAGTTTCTTCTCTTTTGAAGAAAGAAATAACCCTTATTTTGCAGAATGATTTAGAAAATGATCTTATTAGAGATCATTTCGTCAATATTTCTAAGATTGATTTATCAGGTGATTTGCAACACTGTAAAATTTATATAACTTCAACTGCTCAAGAGAAAGTGAGGAAAGAAATTGTATCAAACTTGAATACTGCTAAAAGCTCTATAAGGCATAGTTTAGGAAAAAGAATTGAGATGAGAAGAGTTCCAGAGATAATTTTTAAAGACGATGTTGTTCTTGATAAAGGATTATCAGTCTTGAAACTTCTCGATGAATTAAAAAATAAAAATCAAAATCATAATGTTGAGGACAAGGATGCCAAAAGTTGA